A genomic segment from Pseudomonadota bacterium encodes:
- the gatB gene encoding Asp-tRNA(Asn)/Glu-tRNA(Gln) amidotransferase subunit GatB translates to MDFETVIGLEVHAQLNTKTKIFCGCSTEFGKPPNTNTCPVCLGMPGVLPVLNRQVVENAIKMSLATDCEINRINQFARKNYFYPDLPKGYQISQFELPIAEHGRVEIEVAGEKKEIGLTRIHMEEDAGKLVHDEHEPKSYVDLNRTGTPLIEIVSEPDLRSPEEAAAYLKKLHAILRYLDICDGNMQEGSFRCDANISLRPRGQKEFGTRTELKNMNSFRNVQKALEYEERRQRDILLDGGEIVQETLLWDPDNNKTNSMRSKEEAHDYRYFPDPDLIPIEISEEWIENLREHQPELPDERKKRFIEQLELPDYDAVILTSERELADYFETALAGYANAKKLSNWIMTELIRELKGEENDIKQCLVSPANLAALLTLIEKGTISGKIAKTVFQEMLATGKDPDTVVKEKNLVQMSDEGDLLQIVREIIAANPEQVQQFRDGKDKVMGFFVGQLMQKTKGRANPKMANQLFTEELKK, encoded by the coding sequence ATGGATTTTGAAACAGTCATCGGCCTTGAGGTCCATGCCCAGCTCAATACCAAAACCAAGATCTTCTGCGGTTGTTCCACCGAGTTCGGCAAGCCGCCCAACACCAACACCTGTCCGGTCTGTCTCGGAATGCCGGGGGTCCTGCCGGTATTAAACCGCCAGGTCGTCGAAAACGCGATCAAAATGAGTCTCGCCACCGACTGCGAGATCAACCGGATCAACCAGTTCGCCCGGAAGAATTACTTCTATCCCGACCTGCCGAAGGGCTACCAGATCTCCCAGTTTGAACTGCCCATCGCCGAACACGGCCGGGTCGAGATCGAAGTGGCCGGCGAAAAAAAAGAGATCGGCCTGACCCGGATCCACATGGAAGAAGACGCCGGCAAGCTTGTCCATGACGAACACGAACCAAAAAGCTACGTTGACTTGAACCGCACCGGCACCCCGCTGATCGAGATCGTCAGCGAACCGGACCTCCGCTCGCCGGAAGAGGCCGCCGCATACTTGAAAAAACTGCACGCCATCCTCCGCTATCTCGATATCTGCGACGGAAACATGCAGGAAGGCAGCTTCCGCTGTGACGCCAACATCTCGCTGCGCCCGAGGGGGCAAAAGGAATTCGGCACCCGGACCGAGCTGAAGAACATGAACTCCTTCCGCAACGTCCAGAAGGCACTTGAATACGAAGAGCGCCGCCAGCGCGACATCCTTCTCGACGGCGGCGAAATCGTCCAGGAAACGCTCCTCTGGGACCCGGACAACAACAAGACCAACTCCATGCGCTCCAAAGAGGAGGCGCATGACTACCGCTATTTTCCCGACCCCGACCTGATCCCGATCGAGATTTCGGAAGAATGGATCGAGAACCTCCGGGAACACCAGCCGGAGCTGCCCGACGAACGAAAGAAGCGGTTTATCGAACAGCTGGAACTCCCCGATTACGATGCGGTCATCCTCACCTCCGAACGGGAACTGGCCGACTATTTCGAGACGGCCCTCGCCGGATATGCCAATGCCAAGAAACTCTCCAACTGGATCATGACCGAACTGATCCGTGAACTGAAAGGGGAGGAAAATGATATCAAACAATGCCTGGTCTCCCCGGCCAATCTGGCCGCCCTTCTCACCCTGATCGAGAAGGGCACCATCAGCGGCAAGATCGCCAAAACGGTCTTCCAGGAAATGCTGGCAACCGGTAAAGACCCGGATACCGTGGTCAAAGAGAAAAATCTGGTCCAGATGAGTGATGAGGGCGACCTGCTGCAGATCGTCCGGGAGATCATCGCCGCCAATCCGGAGCAGGTCCAGCAGTTCAGGGACGGCAAGGACAAGGTCATGGGCTTTTTTGTCGGCCAGCTGATGCAGAAAACCAAGGGGCGGGCCAACCCGAAAATGGCCAACCAGTTGTTTACCGAAGAACTGAAAAAATAA
- a CDS encoding DUF3108 domain-containing protein, translated as MMKTTFRKRKNGLPIILVMLFSIFCTPAFSEITANPKNNFCFKPGEKLSYKLCWGLIPAGFAELSVEPPKELDGETALHFLLTIRTNSFMDHIYKVRDRIESFTDLELDNSLLYIKNQHEGKTIRNISVNFDLENHTATHINSWEKREPIPISEKTLDPLASLFYVRNQPLSEGLEITRPVTDGKKNVLGVARVIKREKIQVGDIEYDTFVVEPDLKDVRGVFEKSDKSKLTLWISADDRRQVVKIKSKVVVGSFTGTLIN; from the coding sequence ATGATGAAAACAACCTTCAGGAAAAGAAAGAACGGACTGCCGATCATCCTCGTGATGCTCTTCTCCATCTTCTGCACTCCCGCTTTTTCAGAAATAACCGCAAACCCCAAAAACAATTTCTGCTTCAAGCCCGGCGAGAAACTATCCTACAAACTCTGCTGGGGGCTCATTCCGGCCGGATTTGCGGAGCTTTCCGTCGAACCGCCCAAAGAGCTGGACGGCGAAACCGCCCTCCATTTCCTCCTGACCATCAGAACAAACTCCTTCATGGACCATATTTACAAGGTCCGGGACCGGATCGAATCCTTCACCGATCTGGAACTTGACAATTCACTTCTCTACATCAAAAACCAGCACGAAGGAAAGACCATCCGGAATATTTCGGTCAACTTCGACCTGGAAAACCATACTGCAACGCACATCAACAGCTGGGAGAAAAGGGAACCGATTCCCATCAGTGAAAAAACCCTCGACCCCCTTGCCTCCCTCTTTTACGTCCGCAATCAACCCCTCAGCGAAGGCCTGGAAATAACCAGACCGGTCACCGACGGCAAAAAGAACGTGCTCGGGGTCGCCCGAGTCATCAAGCGGGAAAAGATCCAGGTCGGGGATATCGAGTACGACACCTTCGTCGTGGAACCCGACCTGAAGGATGTCCGAGGGGTTTTTGAAAAAAGCGACAAATCAAAGCTCACGCTCTGGATTTCCGCCGACGACCGCCGCCAGGTGGTGAAGATCAAAAGCAAAGTTGTGGTCGGCTCCTTTACAGGGACCCTGATCAACTGA
- a CDS encoding GatB/YqeY domain-containing protein, with protein MSLQEKIRSDLKEAMKSKDEARTSALRVLIGEFGRQASKELSDQQIQGIIRKLVKSELEILEKSGGDSSDYLVILEGYLPKQPTEAEIRAWISSNIKMDEFRNKMQAMKPIMEHFAGAADGNMVKKVLESL; from the coding sequence ATGAGTTTGCAGGAAAAAATCAGAAGCGATCTCAAAGAGGCAATGAAGAGTAAGGACGAGGCCAGGACATCTGCCTTGCGGGTGCTGATTGGTGAGTTCGGCCGACAGGCCAGCAAGGAGCTTTCCGACCAGCAGATCCAGGGAATCATCCGCAAGCTGGTGAAATCCGAGCTGGAAATCCTTGAGAAATCCGGGGGGGACAGTTCCGATTACCTGGTCATTCTTGAAGGGTATCTTCCTAAACAACCGACCGAAGCGGAAATACGCGCCTGGATCAGTTCGAACATCAAGATGGACGAATTCAGGAACAAGATGCAGGCCATGAAACCGATTATGGAACATTTTGCAGGAGCAGCGGACGGCAACATGGTCAAAAAAGTCCTTGAAAGCCTGTAG
- a CDS encoding recombination-associated protein RdgC — protein sequence MGLLTNSASFVRFSVEGEPPANFWDFAAERIAKYAFRDIDDNYDERSIGWVSAMNMFDSDFAYSSYSAGDYVVLSLRIDERKVSSAALKKYTLKEEERIKREKQIPRLSRDHRQEIKESMNIMLMKKAVPIPVVYDLAWNLAEGTVLFFSTSKKAISELEDFFKESFDLHLMQQIPYVTAGFLLDEKDADKLGDLTPEILI from the coding sequence ATGGGGCTGTTAACCAACTCGGCGAGTTTTGTCCGTTTCAGCGTGGAGGGAGAACCGCCCGCCAATTTCTGGGATTTTGCCGCGGAGCGGATCGCCAAATACGCTTTCCGGGACATTGACGACAACTATGATGAGCGGTCCATCGGCTGGGTCTCCGCCATGAACATGTTCGACAGCGATTTCGCCTACTCCTCATATTCGGCCGGAGATTACGTAGTTCTTTCCTTGAGAATCGATGAACGGAAGGTTTCCTCGGCCGCGTTGAAAAAATACACCCTCAAGGAAGAGGAGCGGATCAAGCGGGAAAAACAGATCCCGAGACTCTCCCGCGACCATCGCCAGGAAATCAAGGAAAGCATGAACATCATGCTGATGAAAAAAGCGGTGCCGATACCGGTAGTCTACGATCTCGCCTGGAACCTCGCGGAAGGCACGGTGCTCTTTTTTTCCACAAGCAAGAAAGCGATCAGCGAGCTTGAGGACTTTTTCAAGGAATCCTTCGACCTCCACCTGATGCAGCAAATCCCTTACGTCACCGCGGGCTTTCTTCTGGATGAAAAAGATGCCGACAAACTCGGGGACCTGACCCCGGAAATTCTGATCTGA
- a CDS encoding MORN motif-containing protein: MNGSCTLGDCIKGQGTYVYADGSKYEGEWLDGRKHGQGTFSFYDGRRHSGGWQEDLPEGRGVYTTPDGGRYEGEIRGGREHGQGTITYPDGREYVGTWRNGLSSGQGTMFYPDGSRYIGEFKNGYSGGRGTMTHASGEVYTGEWRSGKRDGQGEVKLPDGSVYTGEFAEGLANGSGTMTYPDGVRYVGEWRNGSSNGQGMMTIPDGRTYRGTFKDGQFHGQGIFVFAEDYQYEGGWKHGKPHGFGTETLPDGSVQSGYWQNDEYVGEKRPENLD, encoded by the coding sequence ATGAATGGCAGCTGCACTCTGGGTGACTGCATCAAGGGTCAGGGAACCTATGTCTATGCCGACGGCTCAAAATATGAAGGCGAATGGCTTGACGGCCGCAAGCACGGCCAGGGCACATTTTCCTTCTATGATGGTCGCAGACATTCCGGCGGCTGGCAGGAGGACCTGCCGGAAGGCAGGGGGGTCTACACCACCCCGGATGGGGGCAGATACGAAGGCGAGATCAGGGGCGGCCGGGAGCATGGACAGGGCACCATCACCTACCCGGATGGCAGGGAATACGTCGGCACCTGGCGGAACGGTCTGTCAAGCGGCCAGGGCACGATGTTCTACCCTGACGGCAGCAGATACATCGGGGAATTCAAAAACGGTTATTCAGGAGGCAGAGGAACCATGACCCACGCCAGCGGTGAAGTGTATACCGGTGAATGGCGGAGCGGCAAGCGAGATGGCCAGGGCGAGGTGAAACTGCCCGATGGCTCGGTATACACTGGTGAATTTGCCGAAGGTCTGGCCAACGGCAGCGGCACCATGACCTATCCCGACGGTGTCCGCTATGTGGGTGAATGGCGGAACGGCTCCTCAAACGGACAAGGAATGATGACCATCCCCGACGGCAGAACATACCGGGGAACGTTCAAGGATGGTCAGTTCCACGGGCAGGGGATATTTGTTTTTGCCGAAGACTATCAATATGAAGGGGGCTGGAAGCACGGCAAACCCCACGGCTTCGGCACCGAAACCCTGCCGGACGGCTCGGTGCAGTCCGGTTACTGGCAGAACGATGAATATGTCGGGGAAAAAAGACCGGAGAATCTTGATTAA
- a CDS encoding alpha/beta fold hydrolase, giving the protein MGGIKELRIEVADCGVHALLAGEGEGRDVILLHGMKFQAETWKQTGTLEILAGAGFRCLALDMPGFGKSPAAELAPAEVLVSVISQMGMARPVLIGPSMGGRICLEFCLSCPEQVGALVLVGPIGIPENRRRLREIRIPVLAIWGGEDSVSPLEYGQVLEREIPGSRLKVISGAPHPCYLEHGDVFHEEVLDFLKNL; this is encoded by the coding sequence GTGGGTGGAATCAAAGAGCTTAGGATTGAGGTTGCCGATTGCGGGGTGCATGCACTCCTGGCAGGCGAAGGTGAAGGCAGGGATGTCATCCTTCTCCATGGCATGAAATTTCAGGCCGAAACCTGGAAACAGACCGGCACTCTTGAAATACTTGCCGGAGCCGGATTCAGGTGTCTCGCCCTTGATATGCCGGGTTTCGGAAAATCGCCGGCGGCCGAGTTGGCGCCGGCAGAAGTGCTGGTATCGGTGATTTCCCAGATGGGGATGGCCCGACCGGTTTTGATCGGGCCTTCGATGGGTGGCAGGATTTGTCTTGAGTTCTGCCTGTCTTGCCCGGAGCAGGTTGGGGCTCTGGTTCTGGTTGGTCCGATCGGGATTCCTGAAAACAGAAGGCGTCTCCGGGAGATCCGGATTCCGGTTCTTGCCATCTGGGGGGGAGAGGATTCAGTGTCACCCCTTGAATATGGCCAGGTTCTGGAAAGAGAAATCCCCGGCAGCAGGCTCAAGGTTATTTCCGGCGCTCCTCACCCCTGTTACCTCGAACATGGTGATGTCTTCCACGAGGAGGTTCTCGATTTTCTCAAAAATCTGTGA